The Janthinobacterium tructae genome contains the following window.
CATGCATGGCTGGGCGCACTGGTGCTGGACGCGGCGCATGAAGTGGGTGGGGCGCTTCATTTCCTATATCGCCCGCATCATCACGGGCATCGAGATCCATCCGGGCGCCATCATCGGCCGGCGCGTCTTTATCGACCATGGCTTCGGCGTGGTGATCGGCGAGACGGCCGTCGTCGGCGACGACTGCACCATCTACCAGGGCGTCACTTTGGGCGGCACCTCGCTGCACAGCGGAAGCAAACGCCATCCGACCCTGGAGCGCGGCGTCATCGTCGGCGCCGGCGCCCAGGTGCTGGGCAGTTTTACCGTGGGCGAGTACGCCAAGGTGGGCTCGAACGCCGTGCTGTTGAAACCCGTGCCGTCCGGCGCCACGGCCGTCGGCAACCCCGCGCACATCGTGCAAAAGGATGTCAGCGCCTTGCGCGAGGGCAGCACGGCGCACCTGTTCGCCGCGTATGGCGTCACGCCGAACGGCGACGATCCGCTGTCGAAAGCCCTGCAGGGCCTGATCACGCATGCCGTGGCGCAGGAGCAGCGCATCGAAACCATCCTGGCCACCCTGAAGGCGGCGGGCATCTGCTGCCAGGCTGTGCCTGAGTGTGATAAATTTGATTCTGAGCAAATGAACAAGCTGGTTGATTAAGGATACAGGCATGACTACAGACGTAAACATAGCTGAAAACGCAGCAGAAAAGAGTAGCGACAATCCGAATCTGCTCGACCCCTTCGAGATCCGCGTGCTGGCCGTGCTGGCCGAAAAAGAGGCGCTGACGCCGGACAGCTATCCGCTCTCGCTCAACGCGCTGACGAACGGCTGCAACCAGCTCTCGAGCCGCGACCCCGTCATGGCCCTGTCCGAGGAAACCGTCTACGACGTGCTGCAGCGCCTGATGCAGCGCAAATTCGTCAACGGCATCACGCAGGCCGGTGCCAGGGTCGCCAAGTATGAACACCGCATGCGCATCAAGTGGTCGCTGGAACAGGATAAACTGGCCATCCTGACGATCCTGATGCTGCGCGGCTTGCAGACGGCGGGCGAGATCCGCAGCCGCAGCGGCAGGGTGCATGAATTCAAGTCCGTGGCGGAAGTGGAATCCGGCCTGCAATTTTTGATCGACAAATACCCGCCGCTGGTGGCCAGGCTGGCGGTCGCGCCCGGCGCCAAGGAGCCGCGCTACGGCCATTTGCTGGGCGGCGAAGACGCGCTGGCGCGGATCGAGACGGCGGCCGGTTTCGCCGGCGCCGTCAGCGCGCCGCAGCAGGGCAGCCGCGTGGCCCAGCTGGAACAGGAAGTGCTGCAATTGCGCAGCGACTTCGATGGCCTGGCGGCGCAGTTCGAAGCGTTCCGCAAGCAGTTCGAATGATGGCGCGGCCCGGATGACGCGGCGCGCCGCCGCGCATCCGGCCTGCGCAACAGCATTTTGGATCAGCCGCTCCCTGTCAGTCCGCTCATGTTTCCGGTATCATTCGGCATGAATACTATTTCCTTCCAACCGTTTGTTATTGGTGTCGCTGGCGGCAGCGGCAGTGGCAAGTCCACCGTATCCCAACAGGTGCTGGCGTCGTTTGGCGCCGACATGGTCTCGGTCGTGATGCAGGACGATTACTACTGCGACCAGACGCACCTCACCCCTGAAGTGCGCCGCCAGCAGAATTATGACCATCCGCAGGCGTTCGAGTGGCCATTGCTGGTGCAGCACATCCAGGCCTTGCGCAATGGTGTAGCCATCGAGATGCCCGAGTACGACTTCACGCTGCACAATCGCTCCAGCCGGACCATTCCCGTCAAACCGGCGCCGGTGATCGTCATCGAAGGCCTGTTTGCCTTGTATGACGAAGACTTGCGCAACATGATGTCGCTGAAGATCTTTGTCGATACGGCTTCCGACGTGCGCTTCATCCGCCGCATGCAACGCGATATCACGGAACGCGGCCGCTCCGTGGAAAGCGTCATCGAGCAGTATCTGGAAACCGTGCGCCCGATGCACAAGCAATTCATCGAACCGACCAAGCGCAACGCCGATGTCATTTTGCCGCATGGCGCGAATGGCCCCGCCGTCGACATGATCACCGCCAAGGTGGCCAGCGTGATCGGCCAGCTGACGCGGGCCTGATTCTCGCCGGCCAGCTGCGCGTATGCCGGGCCGGCATACGCGTGCAGGGCGCCGCTCAAGTCACCCTACGCAGGCGGGGACTCAGCCTTCTTCGCGCCAGCCGCGCAGGCGGATGGCGGCGTAGATCATGGCGGCGCCGGCCGCCGCTCCCAGCCAGGCGGCTGGCATGGCCAGGCTGGACCAGGAGTTGGCGAAGATGTCGATGCGCGTCATCTGCGAGCCTGCTGCCATGGTGTTGATGTGTGGCAGCAGTCCCGGCTCGAAGAGGTACCAGCTGCCTGGAATCGTGCCCAGCAGGGCGCGCGCGATCACGTTCATTTGTATCCAGCCGATATCGGCTTCCGTCATGCTCAGCTTGCCGACCCAGACGGTCAGGACCAGCAGCAGCAGTGGCACGCCGAGGGCCCAGAACAAGACCTTCGAGCGTGCCCAGCTCGATACCATCAGCAACCAGCCCACGGTGGGCAAGGCCCACAGCGCATACACGGGAATCAGGCCGAACAGGCGCAGCGGGCCGAGATACAAGCCCGGCGTAGCCAGCAGTTCCGTAAAGACATAGATGCCGTTGAGCGCCAGCACGCCGCTCAGTATCAGGATCAGCGCCAGCGAGGTAAGGCAGGCCGCAGCGACCACGATCAGCGGCGTGACGACGATGGCGATGGCCAGCTTCGACAGCACCGTTTGGGCGTCGGAGACGGGCAGCGACTTCCAGAACAGCAGGCTGCGGTCGCGGCGGTCGTCATACAGGGCGCTCAGGCAATAGAAAAATACCAGGAAGCCCAGGGCCACGAACAGCGGCGCGGCCACGTAGGTATAGTTGTTGGCGATGGTGTCGATGATTTCCGTCCGGCGCGGGCTCAAGGTCCGGGTGTTGAAGATGGCGCTCCAGGACATTTCTTCGCCGTTGATGATCAGCGCCGTGCGCATCTTGAGCTTGGCGACGGCGCCTGCCGTCATCAGGGCGGCCAGCGCCGTCATGACGATGCCGATGATGGCGGGCGTCCACAGCAGCATGCCCTTGTGCTCCCACAATTCGCGCCGGATCAGCCATTTCATTTTGTTCACAGGGGTGATGCTCATGGGTACGATCCTTTCATGGTCGCGACAAACAGGTCCGCCAGGCTCGGCGTGTGCAATTCTCCAAGGGGGGCCAGCTGGTTGCGGGCGACGCCATCGAACAGCATCACGGACTTGCCAAATACGCTGCGTTCGCTGATCGGCTGCAGCGCGCGCGCCGGATTCACGTGCTGCGGCCCCACCATCACTTCAATGTAGCGTTCGCCCACTTCTTCCATCGACGAGGCCAGCACGATCTTGCCGTCGCGAATGAACATCAGGTCGCTGAGGATGTGCTCGACTTCTTCGATCTGGTGCGTGGTGATGATGATGGTCTTGTTTTCATCAAAATAGTCTTCCAGCAGGTTCTGGTAAAACTGTTTGCGGTACAGGATGTCCAGGCCCAGGGTGGGTTCATCCAGGACCAGCAGCCTGGCGTCGATGGCCATCACCAGCGCCAGGTGCAATTGCACGATCATGCCTTTTGACATGCTCTTGACCCGCATCTTCGGCGCCAGCTTGGTGTGGGCCAGGTAGCGCTCGGCCTTGCTGCGGTCGAAGCGTGGATGCACGCCGGCGACAAAATCGATCGCGTCGCGCACGCGCAGCCAGCCCGGCAGGATGGCCACATCGGCGATGAAACACACGTCCTCCATCAGCGCGTCGCGCTGCACGCGCGGGTCGCGTCCCAGCACGGACAGCTCGCCTTCGAAGCCCGTCAGGCCCAGGATGGCTTTCAGGGTGGTGGTCTTGCCGGAGCCGTTAGGCCCGATCAAGCCGACGATGCGCCCTGGCGCGATATCAAAGCTGATGCCATCGATGGCCACCTGCTTGCCAAATTGCTTGCGCAAGCCGCGTGCGCTGATGACGCTATCGTTGTTCAATGCATTCATGCACTCTCTCCCTGTGCGCCACTGTCGCGGCTCGCTTGCAGTAGTTGATCGAGGTCCAGACCCAGTTGCGTGATGCGTTCCAGCATCGCCGGCCATTCTTCGCGCATGAAGCGCTCGCGTTCACTGGCCAGCAATTTATCGCGGGCGCCATCCAAGACATACATACCAAGTCCTCTGCGTTTTTCCACCAGGGCATCGTCGACCAGTTCCTGATAGGCGCGCGAAACCGTGATGGGATTCAATTGATAATCGGCCGCCACCTGGCGCACCGACGGCAGGGCGTCGCCGGACTGCAGCGCGCCATCGAGCATCATGCCCACCACCCGTGCCTTGAGCTGGCGGTAGATGGGGCTATTGTCGTTCCATGCCGCGCTCATGGGATGCGCTCCGACAAAGGCGGGGCGGTGCGGCGCGTGAAAAATGCTGTAGGCATCGAGGCTCCCTGATATAGTTAAATGGTGTTGTAGTTAACTATAACACTAAGACTCAAAAATTCAACACCTATTTTCAGGCCAGCCGCGCCTGCAGGTCCAGCGCATTGAACAGGGCGGCACCGGCTGCCGTGTTGTCGAAAATGCACCAGCTGTTCATTGGCGCCCGTGCGGCCAATTCATTGGCCAAGGCCGCCAGGTAGTCGGCAGGGTAGTCCGAGTAATAGATGGTCGGGCTGCCGTGCAGGCGGAAGTAGGCGATATCCGTGGTCGGCACATGCGGCCCCGGCTGGCCGGCGGGCGGATCGGCGCGCACGCGCGTGATGCGCTGCATCGTTAACAGCTCGGTCGCGCCTGCCGCGAACCAGCTGGCGTGGCGCGCTTCGCAAGCGAGCATGCCGTCGAAGCGCTGGCGCAGCGCATGGAAAAATGCGGCGGCCGCGTCCCCATCAAAGCGCAGGCTGGGCGGCAGCTGCACCAGCACGCAGCCCAGCTTATTCCCCAGGTGCATGACTTCTCCCGCAAAACGCTCCAGTTCGGCCGCACAGTTGCGCAAATGCCGTTCGTGCGTGATGCTGCGCGGCAATTTCACACTGAAGCGGAAATGTTCGGGCACGCTGGCGGCCCAGCGCGCATACGTGGCGGGTTGGTGCGGGCGGTAGAAGGAACTGTTGATTTCCACGCAGGGCAAGACACGGGCATAGCGCTGCAGATGGCTGCCATCGTGGGGGAAGTGGCTGGCGGCGGCGCTGGAAAGACTCCAGCCGGCCGTGCCGATGTAAACAGTGTGCATGGCGCCATTACAGCAAGGCCAGGCGGGCGCGGCTATCGGACAAACGCCCGTGCGGCGGTCGGCGCAAGCCTAGTCGATGATCTCGCCGCTCAGGTCATGGCGCGTGATGTTGCCGCGTGCATCGATGGCGATCCAGCCGCCGCGTGCTTGTTCCTGCGCCGTCACGTCGCATTCCCAGTCGGGCAGGACATAGCGCAAGGTGTCGTCAACTTTATGCACGGCAGGGCGGTGCGTATGGCCGTGGATCATGATGGTGCTCGCCTGTTCGGCAAACACTTGCGCGACAGCATCGGGGCTGACATCCATGATATCCATGGATTTTTCGCCATTGTGCGCGCGGCTGCTTTGGCGCAAACCATCGATGATGGCCTTGCGTTGCGCCAGCGGCATGGACAGGAACTGTTTTTGCCAGGCAGGCTGGCGCACCATGGCGCGAAACTCCATGTATTGCACGTCTTTCGTGCATTCGGCGTCGCCATGCAGCAAGACGATGCGCCGGCCGGCAATGGTGGCCACATGCGGTTCGCTGAGCAGGGTAGCGCCGGCGGCGGCGGCAAAGCCGGAGCCGACAAGAAAGTCGCGGTTGCCGGCGATCCAGTACACGTGCACGCCAGCATCGCTGACGGCGCGGATGGCGGCCGTCATGCGCGCATTGAACGGGTCTTCCAGGTCATCGTCGCCGGCCCAGTATTCGAACAGGTCGCCTAATAGATACAGCGCTTGCGCGTATTGCGCATGATGTTCCAGGAAAGAAAGAAACGCCGCGCTGGTGCGCGGGTGCGAGCGCTGCAGATGCAGGTCGGAAATAAAGAGTGCGGCAGGCATTGTCATCGTTCAACGCTCCCAAAAAGTGAAGTGCATGGAGAGGCGCAAACGCTGCAATGCCTGTTATTCATGATGCAGTAGCTTGATTACGCTGCTTCGACTTTTTCGATGATGACGTCCGTCACTGGCACATCGGCGAACATGCCGGCGCGCGAGGTTTTTACGGCGCGGATGGCGTCGACGACTTCCTTGCCTTCGGTGACTTTACCGAACACGGCGTAGCCCCAGCCGTCCTGGCCTGGGTAGTCGAGGAAGCTGTTGTTCTTGATGTTGATGAAGAACTGGGCCGATGCCGAGTGCGGGTCCGACGTGCGGGCCATGGCCAGGGTGTAGGTATCGTTTTTCAAGCCGTTCTTGGCTTCGTTTTCCACGGTGGTGTCGGCCGGCTTTTGTTTCATGCCTGGCTCGAAACCGCCGCCCTGGATCATGAAGCCGTCGATGACGCGGTGGAAAATCGTGTTGTCGTAGTGGCCGGCTTGCATGTAGGCCAGGAAGTTGGCAACCGTTTTCGGTGCCTTTTCGGCGTCCAGTTCAGCGGTGATCTTGCCCAGATTGGTGGTGATGATGACGGAGGTCATGATGATCCTTAATAAATTAGATGAAGAATGATTCGACGGCCCCCGTGGTTCAGGGCCGCAAAAACGCTATTTTACAGTTTTGCGGGCGCTGATTTGAGTAAAGTCACCGATTCGATCACCACGGGGGTGACGGGCACGTTCTGGTGCGGTCCCTTGTCTGTCACGGGCACGGCCTTGATCTTGTCGACCACGTCCATGCCGCTGACGACTTTGCCGAACACCGTGTAGCCGAAGCCGTCGCGGCCAGGGTAGTCGAGCGCGCCGTTATTGTTCACGTTGATGAAGAACTGCGAGGTGGCCGAATGCGGGTCGCCCGTGCGCGCCATGGCGATGCTGTAGGTGACGTTCTGCAAGCCGTTTTGCGCCTCATTCTTGATCGGCGCCTTGGTGGCTTTTTGCTTCATGTTCTTGTCGAAGCCGCCGCCCTGTATCATGAAGCCGTCGATGACGCGGTGAAATACGGTGCCCTTGTAGTAACCGCTGTTGACATACTGCAAGAAATTGGCCACGCTTTGCGGCGCTTTTTCCTGGTCCAGTTCCAGCACGATCTCGCCCATGCTGGTTTTCAGGGCCACGTGCGGCGTGGGGCCGAGGGCAGCCGAAGGGCTTGCAGGTGCGGCTGCCACGACGGCGCTGCCCAGGGTGAGGCCGGCAAACAGGGTGCAAAAGCGCGCCAGGAAAGACAGGCGTTTCGATTTAATTTCTTGCATGAAGGTGTCCTTGATCGTTATTTTTCTCTAAACTTGCTTTAGTGCTAAAAGAAGTGAGTTTCGGTTGAACATCGTAAAAACCTGATCCATATCGGGCCAGTATGGTTTTTATCAATGTTATACTTGACCGCTAACGCCCTAATTCTAACAAACAAGAACAACACTATAGCGGCTCGACCAGTCTTGGCGCACACGGCAGTTCAGTGGCGCGGCACCCCCGGTGTCCGCGCCTGTCTGTCGTTTTGCCAGGCTGGTGGCCGCTCCACTTGCAAAGTACGATGAGCAATCTAAAGATTTACAACACCCTGGCTCGCGAGAAGCAGGTATTCGTCCCGATGGAAGCGGGCAAGGTACGCATGTACGTCTGCGGCATGACCATCTACGATTATTGCCATATCGGCCATGCGCGCATGATGATGGCCTTCGACGTCATCTACCGCTGGCTGAAAGCCTCCGGTTTCGACGTCACGTACGTGCGCAACATTACGGACATCGACGACAAGATCATCCGCCGCGCCGTGGAAAACGGCGAGACGATTTCCCAGCTGACGACGCGTTTCACGCAGTACATGGATGAAGACACGGCCGCGCTGGGCATTTTGACGCCCGACCACACGCCGCGTGCCACCGAGTACGTGCCGCAGATGCTGCGCCTGATCGAACAGCTCGAAGCGAAGGACCTGGCGTACCAGGGGCTTGACGGCGACGTCAATTACGCTGTGCGCAACTTCCCCCACTACGGCAAGCTGTCGGGCAAGTCGCTCGACGACCTGCGCGCGGGCGAAAGAGTCGACGTGAATACGAGCAAGCGCGATCCGCTCGACTTCGTGCTGTGGAAGTCGTCGAAAGAGTCCGAGCCGGAAGAAGTCAAATGGGATTCGAAGTGGGGCAAGGGTCGCCCGGGCTGGCATATCGAGTGCTCGGCCATGTCCTGCGCCTTGCTCGGTGAACAGTTCGACATCCATGGCGGCGGTGCGGACTTGCAATTCCCGCACCACGAAAACGAGATCGCCCAATCCGAAGGCGCGTTCGGCCATACCAGCGTGAATTACTGGATACATAATGGTTTCGTGCGCCTGGACAATGAAAAAATGTCCAAGTCGCTCGGTAATTTCTTCACCATCCGCGAAGTGCTGCAAAAATTCGATGCCGAAGTGATCCGCTTCTTCATCCTGCGCGCACACTACCGCAGCCCCTTGAATTACTCGGACGTGCACCTCGATGATGCGCGCCTGTCCCTGACGCGCTTATACACGGCGCTGGCCGACGTGGCGGTGGAAGAGGGCGCCATCGACTGGAGCGAGGCGCATGCCGTGCGCGTGGCCGAGGCCATGGATGACGATTTCAACACGCCGCTGGCCGTGGCCGCCCTGTTCGACCTGGCGACGGAAGTCAACAAGAGCAAGTCGCCGGCCCTGGCGCGTCAATTGAAGGGCCTGGCGGGCGTATTCGGCTTGCTGGAACGTACGCCGCAGCAATTCCTGCAAGCGACCGTCGGCGCCGCCGCCGGTGGCGGGGATGAGGCGGCTGGCATCGAAGCGGCCATCGCGGCGCGCAGCGCGGCGAAAAAGGCGCGCGACTTTGCGCAGTCCGACAAGATCCGTGCCGAACTGTTGGCGGCGGGCATCATTCTTGAAGACAAGCCTGACGGCTCGACCAACTGGCGCCGCGCATGATGCCAACGTCCAGGGAAAACGGGGAAGCCCCCAAGGTGGCGGACTTGGCGCAAGTGATCCAGGTGCCGCACTACTGGGAAGAGGCGAAGATCGAGCTGATGAAGCGCGACCGCATCATGAAAAAGCTCATCCCGCAATTTGGCGACCTGCACCTGGTCGGCCATAGCGACCCGTTTACTACCCTGGCCCGTTCGCTGGTAGGGCAGCAGATCACGCCCAAGGCGGCGGATGCCGCCTGGAAAAAGCTGCTGGCCGCTTGCCCGAAATGCACGCCCTCGCAAGTGCTGAAGGCGGGCGCCGAGCAACTGTCCGCCTGCGGCTTGTCCAAACGCAAGACCGAATACATCCTCGACCTGGCCGACCATTTCAAGGCCAAGCGCGTGCACGCCAGCCAGTGGGACCAGATGGATGACGAAGCCGTCATCGCCGAACTGGTGCAGATCCGCGGCATCGGCCGCTGGACAGCCGAGATGTTTTTGATATTTAATCTGTTACGGCCGAATGTCTTGCCGCTCGATGACCCCGGTTTGATCCAGGGTATCAGCGTCAATTATTTCTCCGGCGAACCAGTTTCCCGCAGCGATGCGCGCGAAGTTTCCGCCAATTGGGAACCGTGGCGCACCGTGGCGACGTGGTATTTGTGGCGCAGTCTCGACCCTGCAGCCGCCCCTGCCGCACCCGATGCAGCCCCCGGCGCAGCAGCCGGTACGGTAAAATAAACATAGATGACGCCGCGCGCCCTGGCGCCGTGGCCGGTAAAACCTGGAGGTACAATGACTAAAACGACTTTCCTCAATTTTGAACAGCCGATCGCGGAACTCGATTCCAAGATCGAAGAGTTGCGCTTCGTGCAAGACGATTCGGCCGTCGACATCTCGGAAGAGATCGACCGCCTGGCCAAGAAGAGCCAGCAGCTGACCAAGGATATCTACGCCAAGCTGACGCCGTGGCAAGTGGCGCAGATCGCGCGCCACCCGCAGCGCCCCTACACCATGGATTACGTGAATGAAATCTTTACCGATTTCCACGAATTGCATGGCGACCGCAGCTACGCGGACGACCTGTCCGTCGTGGGCGGCCTGGCCCGCTTCAACGGCCAGCCGTGCATGGTCATCGGCCACCAGAAGGGCCGTGACACGAAAGAGCGCGCCCTGCGCAATTTCGGCATGCCGAAGCCGGAAGGCTATCGCAAGGCCATGCGCCTGATGAAAGTGGCTGAAAAATTCAACTTGCCCATCTTTACCTTCGTCGACACGCCAGGCGCCTTCCCCGGCATCGACGCGGAAGAGCGCGGTCAGTCGGAAGCGATCGGCCACAATCTGTACGTGATGGCCGAACTGAAAGTGCCGCTGATCGCCACCATCATCGGTGAAGGCGGTTCCGGCGGCGCGCTGGCCATCGCCGTGGGCGACGCCGTGCTGATGCTGCAGTACTCGACCTACGCCGTGATTTCGCCGGAAGGCTGCGCCTCGATCCTGTGGAAGAGCGCCGAGCGCGCCTCCGACGCGGCCGAAGCGCTGGGCCTGACTGCCCACCGCCTGAAAGCCATGGGTCTGATCGACAAGATCATCAACGAACCACTGGGCGGCGCCCACCGCGATCCGAAACAGATGGCGACCTTGCTGAAACGCGCACTGGCCGACACCCTGCGCCAGTTCCAGGGCATGAAAACCAAGGACCTGCTGGCCGCGCGCCACGAGAAACTGCTGAGCTACGGCAAGTTCAAGGAAACCACCCCGAGCGAGTAAGCCATCGCCGACCAGTGCAGGTCCGCGTTGGTCCGCGTAGGTCGGCGTAGGTCGGCTTAGCGAAGCGTAAGCCGACATGACGTAAGCCGACAAGACAGTAGAACACACCAGGGACAGTCCGCTAAACGACACCATCCGTTTAGCAGCCTGTCCCTCTTTGCATTCCCGGAGTCCTGATTGAAAAAGCAACAAACCGCCACCGTGCCCGATATCTTCGCCCGCGCGCTGGACGCCTGCGTGCCGCCAGCCGGCAGTCCCGTCGGCATCGCCCTGAGCGGCGGCCTCGATTCTGCGGCCCTGCTGCACCTGGCGCATGCCTGGGCGCAGGAGCACGGCGTGACCCTGCATGCGTTTCACGTGCACCACGGCCTGAGCCCGAATGCGGATGCCTGGCTGGCCCACTGCGAGCAGTTGTGCGCCGGCCTGGGCATCGCCTTCGAGGCACGCCGCGTCACGCTGGAAAAGAATGCGAAGACGGGCACCGAAGAGGCGGCTCGCAAGCGCCGTTATGCGGCCCTGGGCGAGCTGTGCGCGGCGCACGGCGTGCGCCTGCTGCTCACAGCCCACCACCAGGACGACCAGGCCGAGACGGTGCTGCTGCAATTGCTGCGCGGCTCCGGCACGGCGGGCCTGTCCGGCATGGATGGCGCCAACAGCGCGCCCGAGCTGCTGGGCAATCCGGACCTGGTGATGGCGCGCCCGCTGCTGTCCGTGTCGCGCAAACAGCTCGAAGCATATGTGGCGCAACATGCGATCGCACACATCCACGACGAGTCGAACGACGATCCCCGCTTTGCCCGCAATGCTCTGCGGCACCAGGTGATGCCCGTGCTGGCGCAGGCGTTTCCCGGCTTCCAGGAGCGTTTCGCCCGCAGCGCACAGCACGCCCAGTCGGCGCAGCGCCTGCTGACGGAACTGGCGACGCAGGATTTGTTAAATTGCCTCGATGGCGACTGTATCGAACTGGCGAAGTTGCGCGAGCTGAGCGCGGACCGCTGCTACAACCTGCTGCGCCACTGGTTCGGCACGCGCGGCTTGCGCATGCCGTCGACGGCATGGCTGGCGGAAATGCTGGCGCAATTGCTGGAAGCGCGGCCCGATGCGCAATTGCTGGTGACGCAT
Protein-coding sequences here:
- the cysS gene encoding cysteine--tRNA ligase — its product is MSNLKIYNTLAREKQVFVPMEAGKVRMYVCGMTIYDYCHIGHARMMMAFDVIYRWLKASGFDVTYVRNITDIDDKIIRRAVENGETISQLTTRFTQYMDEDTAALGILTPDHTPRATEYVPQMLRLIEQLEAKDLAYQGLDGDVNYAVRNFPHYGKLSGKSLDDLRAGERVDVNTSKRDPLDFVLWKSSKESEPEEVKWDSKWGKGRPGWHIECSAMSCALLGEQFDIHGGGADLQFPHHENEIAQSEGAFGHTSVNYWIHNGFVRLDNEKMSKSLGNFFTIREVLQKFDAEVIRFFILRAHYRSPLNYSDVHLDDARLSLTRLYTALADVAVEEGAIDWSEAHAVRVAEAMDDDFNTPLAVAALFDLATEVNKSKSPALARQLKGLAGVFGLLERTPQQFLQATVGAAAGGGDEAAGIEAAIAARSAAKKARDFAQSDKIRAELLAAGIILEDKPDGSTNWRRA
- a CDS encoding acetyl-CoA carboxylase carboxyltransferase subunit alpha, translated to MTKTTFLNFEQPIAELDSKIEELRFVQDDSAVDISEEIDRLAKKSQQLTKDIYAKLTPWQVAQIARHPQRPYTMDYVNEIFTDFHELHGDRSYADDLSVVGGLARFNGQPCMVIGHQKGRDTKERALRNFGMPKPEGYRKAMRLMKVAEKFNLPIFTFVDTPGAFPGIDAEERGQSEAIGHNLYVMAELKVPLIATIIGEGGSGGALAIAVGDAVLMLQYSTYAVISPEGCASILWKSAERASDAAEALGLTAHRLKAMGLIDKIINEPLGGAHRDPKQMATLLKRALADTLRQFQGMKTKDLLAARHEKLLSYGKFKETTPSE
- a CDS encoding DUF72 domain-containing protein; protein product: MHTVYIGTAGWSLSSAAASHFPHDGSHLQRYARVLPCVEINSSFYRPHQPATYARWAASVPEHFRFSVKLPRSITHERHLRNCAAELERFAGEVMHLGNKLGCVLVQLPPSLRFDGDAAAAFFHALRQRFDGMLACEARHASWFAAGATELLTMQRITRVRADPPAGQPGPHVPTTDIAYFRLHGSPTIYYSDYPADYLAALANELAARAPMNSWCIFDNTAAGAALFNALDLQARLA
- a CDS encoding peptidylprolyl isomerase produces the protein MTSVIITTNLGKITAELDAEKAPKTVANFLAYMQAGHYDNTIFHRVIDGFMIQGGGFEPGMKQKPADTTVENEAKNGLKNDTYTLAMARTSDPHSASAQFFINIKNNSFLDYPGQDGWGYAVFGKVTEGKEVVDAIRAVKTSRAGMFADVPVTDVIIEKVEAA
- a CDS encoding DNA-3-methyladenine glycosylase family protein, translating into MMPTSRENGEAPKVADLAQVIQVPHYWEEAKIELMKRDRIMKKLIPQFGDLHLVGHSDPFTTLARSLVGQQITPKAADAAWKKLLAACPKCTPSQVLKAGAEQLSACGLSKRKTEYILDLADHFKAKRVHASQWDQMDDEAVIAELVQIRGIGRWTAEMFLIFNLLRPNVLPLDDPGLIQGISVNYFSGEPVSRSDAREVSANWEPWRTVATWYLWRSLDPAAAPAAPDAAPGAAAGTVK
- a CDS encoding peptidylprolyl isomerase; protein product: MQEIKSKRLSFLARFCTLFAGLTLGSAVVAAAPASPSAALGPTPHVALKTSMGEIVLELDQEKAPQSVANFLQYVNSGYYKGTVFHRVIDGFMIQGGGFDKNMKQKATKAPIKNEAQNGLQNVTYSIAMARTGDPHSATSQFFINVNNNGALDYPGRDGFGYTVFGKVVSGMDVVDKIKAVPVTDKGPHQNVPVTPVVIESVTLLKSAPAKL
- a CDS encoding YceH family protein; amino-acid sequence: MTTDVNIAENAAEKSSDNPNLLDPFEIRVLAVLAEKEALTPDSYPLSLNALTNGCNQLSSRDPVMALSEETVYDVLQRLMQRKFVNGITQAGARVAKYEHRMRIKWSLEQDKLAILTILMLRGLQTAGEIRSRSGRVHEFKSVAEVESGLQFLIDKYPPLVARLAVAPGAKEPRYGHLLGGEDALARIETAAGFAGAVSAPQQGSRVAQLEQEVLQLRSDFDGLAAQFEAFRKQFE
- a CDS encoding ABC transporter ATP-binding protein, yielding MNALNNDSVISARGLRKQFGKQVAIDGISFDIAPGRIVGLIGPNGSGKTTTLKAILGLTGFEGELSVLGRDPRVQRDALMEDVCFIADVAILPGWLRVRDAIDFVAGVHPRFDRSKAERYLAHTKLAPKMRVKSMSKGMIVQLHLALVMAIDARLLVLDEPTLGLDILYRKQFYQNLLEDYFDENKTIIITTHQIEEVEHILSDLMFIRDGKIVLASSMEEVGERYIEVMVGPQHVNPARALQPISERSVFGKSVMLFDGVARNQLAPLGELHTPSLADLFVATMKGSYP
- a CDS encoding GntR family transcriptional regulator — protein: MSAAWNDNSPIYRQLKARVVGMMLDGALQSGDALPSVRQVAADYQLNPITVSRAYQELVDDALVEKRRGLGMYVLDGARDKLLASERERFMREEWPAMLERITQLGLDLDQLLQASRDSGAQGESA
- the udk gene encoding uridine kinase, which produces MNTISFQPFVIGVAGGSGSGKSTVSQQVLASFGADMVSVVMQDDYYCDQTHLTPEVRRQQNYDHPQAFEWPLLVQHIQALRNGVAIEMPEYDFTLHNRSSRTIPVKPAPVIVIEGLFALYDEDLRNMMSLKIFVDTASDVRFIRRMQRDITERGRSVESVIEQYLETVRPMHKQFIEPTKRNADVILPHGANGPAVDMITAKVASVIGQLTRA
- a CDS encoding UDP-2,3-diacylglucosamine diphosphatase translates to MPAALFISDLHLQRSHPRTSAAFLSFLEHHAQYAQALYLLGDLFEYWAGDDDLEDPFNARMTAAIRAVSDAGVHVYWIAGNRDFLVGSGFAAAAGATLLSEPHVATIAGRRIVLLHGDAECTKDVQYMEFRAMVRQPAWQKQFLSMPLAQRKAIIDGLRQSSRAHNGEKSMDIMDVSPDAVAQVFAEQASTIMIHGHTHRPAVHKVDDTLRYVLPDWECDVTAQEQARGGWIAIDARGNITRHDLSGEIID
- the cysE gene encoding serine O-acetyltransferase produces the protein MFHHLREDINSIIERDPAARNGWEVLTCYPGLHAIVMHGWAHWCWTRRMKWVGRFISYIARIITGIEIHPGAIIGRRVFIDHGFGVVIGETAVVGDDCTIYQGVTLGGTSLHSGSKRHPTLERGVIVGAGAQVLGSFTVGEYAKVGSNAVLLKPVPSGATAVGNPAHIVQKDVSALREGSTAHLFAAYGVTPNGDDPLSKALQGLITHAVAQEQRIETILATLKAAGICCQAVPECDKFDSEQMNKLVD